A genomic region of Macrobrachium nipponense isolate FS-2020 chromosome 40, ASM1510439v2, whole genome shotgun sequence contains the following coding sequences:
- the LOC135212249 gene encoding uncharacterized protein LOC135212249 codes for MRDLLQTYQYNSEEGPLWCARLLSGEMDDPLALDKELPYNSHVFIGMHHGITDGFTMMKVCEGFIRILNDVIDNKSVCDKEQIGYFVPDSETEKLVSAKMSAIQNDPTLKQDLISRAEDKGIGMPLLLKVEPPPEGEDKTCNITHVLDKATTKRFIDKCRAEGVSFHSGFAALANVAIVSFLAENQYIKDVYRMCNGHLINLRRYWPAECSDSLGCHILPPLNLWVEVPKDFPVKFWDFARTLHRDLHHHVKKEYIFLLEAYMKLTSDKGPDYDDSYNSSTPMQIDCTFSNLGARDTPIFL; via the coding sequence ATGAGAGATTTGCTGCAGACCTATCAGTACAATTCAGAAGAAGGACCTTTGTGGTGTGCGCGACTGTTATCAGGAGAAATGGATGATCCCTTAGCCTTAGATAAAGAACTTCCCTACAATTCTCACGTGTTCATAGGAATGCACCACGGCATCACTGATGGGTTTACCATGATGAAAGTCTGTGAAGGTTTCATCAGGATCCTCAATGACGTCATAGATAACAAATCCGTTTGTGACAAGGAACAGATCGGGTATTTTGTTCCTGATTCGGAAACAGAAAAACTAGTGTCTGCCAAGATGTCTGCCATTCAAAACGATCCAACTCTAAAGCAGGATCTCATTTCAAGAGCAGAGGATAAAGGCATTGGAATGCCTCTGCTTTTGAAAGTTGAACCTCCTCCTGAAGGAGAAGACAAGACATGCAACATAACGCACGTCCTGGACAAAGCTACAACAAAAAGGTTTATTGACAAATGCAGGGCTGAAGGAGTTTCCTTTCATTCAGGTTTTGCAGCCCTTGCCAATGTCGCCATTGTATCTTTCTTGGCGGAGAACCAATACATCAAAGATGTTTATCGGATGTGTAATGGCCACCTCATCAACTTGAGACGATACTGGCCAGCTGAATGTTCCGATTCTCTGGGGTGTCATATCCTTCCTCCGCTGAATTTGTGGGTAGAGGTACCCAAAGATTTCCCTGTGAAGTTTTGGGACTTTGCTCGTACTCTCCACCGAGATCTTCACCATCACGTCAAGAAGGAATATATTTTCCTGCTAGAAGCTTACATGAAATTAACCAGTGACAAAGGTCCAGATTATGATGATTCATACAATTCCTCTACCCCAATGCAAATCGATTGTACTTTTTCTAATTTAGGAGCACGTGACACCCCAATATTTCTTTGA